The Dehalococcoidia bacterium genome window below encodes:
- a CDS encoding phytoene/squalene synthase family protein, whose translation MVKNKIENRNFISDENLWDYKEWQDLESNVSRKILNSKDQKEAFQIGKKMGKKILKNYSNSFFTVTRFLPKEKRDLVEIIYASVRYPDEIVDTFSMSNKKKNQLLDSWKEDFLASRTFSSITKSVDSGIPTILSCYRKAAVEKSIPDEYYISFIEAMRKDIEVSEYKKMEDLIDGYVYGSAIVVGYFLAYIYGPEEGYSVEDLLTPSKDLGIALQLTNFARDVYEDYFRGRFYAPTELLRKPTSKDELENYVLNARKILANEAEKWYSKAESGMNYFASDSQIAIKTCLELFRKLNNKILLQDMPLDHRYSLSTKDKFSFLPLNKFWKLILLYF comes from the coding sequence ATGGTAAAAAATAAAATAGAAAATAGAAATTTTATTTCTGACGAAAATCTTTGGGACTATAAAGAGTGGCAAGATTTAGAATCTAATGTTTCAAGAAAAATATTAAATTCTAAAGATCAAAAAGAGGCATTTCAAATAGGCAAAAAAATGGGTAAAAAGATCCTAAAAAACTATAGTAATAGTTTTTTTACTGTAACAAGATTTTTACCAAAAGAAAAAAGAGATCTTGTAGAAATAATATACGCCTCTGTAAGATATCCAGATGAGATTGTTGATACTTTCAGTATGAGTAATAAGAAAAAAAATCAACTTCTAGATTCTTGGAAAGAGGATTTTTTGGCATCTAGAACATTTTCTTCTATCACAAAATCAGTAGATTCAGGTATTCCAACTATTCTTTCTTGCTATAGAAAAGCTGCAGTTGAAAAATCAATTCCAGATGAATATTATATTTCTTTCATTGAAGCAATGAGAAAGGATATAGAAGTTTCAGAATATAAAAAAATGGAAGATTTAATAGATGGTTATGTTTATGGATCAGCAATAGTAGTTGGATATTTTTTAGCATATATTTATGGCCCTGAAGAAGGATATTCAGTGGAAGATTTATTAACTCCTTCAAAAGATTTAGGCATAGCATTACAACTTACTAATTTTGCTAGAGATGTATATGAGGATTATTTTAGAGGAAGATTTTATGCCCCAACAGAACTATTAAGGAAACCAACTAGTAAGGATGAATTAGAAAACTATGTCCTAAATGCAAGGAAAATTTTGGCAAATGAAGCAGAAAAATGGTATTCAAAGGCTGAAAGTGGAATGAACTATTTTGCATCTGACAGTCAAATAGCAATAAAAACTTGTTTAGAATTATTCAGAAAATTAAATAATAAAATACTTCTTCAAGATATGCCATTAGACCACAGGTATAGCTTATCAACCAAAGACAAGTTTTCTTTTTTACCGCTAAATAAATTTTGGAAACTAATACTACTGTATTTTTGA
- a CDS encoding YceI family protein, giving the protein MKFNFLLPQLIILILLANFISCGTQESNVLDINPSPPEVAKTQSEISENTQSYDKVQPEKKAINSIDNTKLEKSDEEIASDLENSMIILEFGNDSDNSIRANYRVTEQLARLSYPIDAVGYTEDVFGSIYIDATGQPTPESLLTIDLSNLKSDESRRDNYLRGNALETDKFPQAFFLVNELKNLDMSDLTNLNSNDIEFQMAGDLTIHGVTKSKTWNVVAKSELGSIKGNASISFPFSDFDIDIPKLFFIISVEDKITLELDFDVKVILNPSLDIDTFAPTITPEFPTQSYEGY; this is encoded by the coding sequence ATGAAATTTAATTTTTTACTTCCACAATTAATTATCCTGATTCTGTTAGCTAACTTTATTTCGTGTGGTACCCAGGAATCAAATGTGTTGGATATCAATCCTTCACCTCCAGAAGTAGCAAAAACTCAATCAGAAATATCAGAAAATACACAATCTTATGATAAGGTGCAACCGGAAAAAAAAGCAATAAATAGTATTGATAATACTAAATTAGAAAAATCAGATGAAGAAATAGCTTCAGATTTAGAAAATTCTATGATTATATTAGAGTTTGGGAATGATTCTGATAATTCTATACGTGCTAATTATCGAGTAACTGAACAATTAGCAAGATTATCTTACCCTATAGATGCTGTTGGTTATACAGAAGATGTATTCGGAAGTATATATATCGATGCCACAGGTCAACCTACTCCCGAATCTTTGTTAACTATTGATCTTTCTAACCTGAAAAGCGATGAATCTCGTAGAGATAACTACTTGCGAGGTAATGCTTTAGAAACAGATAAATTCCCTCAAGCTTTTTTTCTAGTAAATGAACTCAAGAATCTAGATATGAGTGATCTGACTAACTTAAATTCTAATGATATAGAATTTCAAATGGCTGGAGATTTGACAATACATGGGGTCACTAAATCTAAAACTTGGAATGTTGTAGCAAAATCAGAATTAGGTTCAATTAAGGGCAATGCGTCTATTTCATTTCCTTTTAGTGATTTTGATATAGATATCCCAAAACTTTTTTTCATAATTAGTGTAGAAGATAAGATAACATTAGAACTAGATTTTGATGTAAAAGTTATCTTGAATCCATCTTTAGATATTGACACATTTGCTCCCACAATCACCCCAGAATTTCCTACTCAGTCGTACGAAGGATATTGA
- a CDS encoding helix-turn-helix domain-containing protein: MTMIEDKSFSSNELFFDEGCEYANSCLNCSLPLCKYDDPILDNSKSKINRNSLIFSMKRSDVSNKEIAKRLKISTRTVHRVLAQENSSNQKFVLDLRKQNLIKKSQLVSMKN, encoded by the coding sequence ATGACAATGATTGAAGATAAAAGCTTTTCTTCAAATGAATTATTTTTTGATGAAGGATGTGAATATGCAAATAGTTGCTTGAATTGTTCTTTGCCTCTTTGTAAATATGACGATCCAATACTTGATAATTCTAAATCTAAAATAAATAGAAATTCACTTATTTTTAGTATGAAAAGATCTGATGTAAGTAATAAGGAAATAGCTAAAAGATTAAAAATATCTACTAGGACTGTTCATAGGGTTCTTGCTCAAGAAAATAGTTCTAATCAAAAATTTGTTCTAGACCTGAGAAAGCAAAATTTGATAAAAAAATCTCAGCTAGTATCCATGAAAAACTAA
- the phoU gene encoding phosphate signaling complex protein PhoU, with product MARLEFDQELERLETKIKIMASTVESSIEKSIKSLLEQDIELAKDVIKGDDLIDKMCNDLEELCMVILRRQAPLASDLREIVSCMYVIEELERIGDYAEGIAVLTIKMGVRPLPTDLVIIPQMSKYTVEMLRMSTDTFLIKDSEEVKKRFDEIKAQDDVIDNLNSEVRLRLIELMKKKPLEIERSTYLLWVAHNLERIADRGVNIAERSMFLVGN from the coding sequence ATGGCTAGGTTAGAATTTGATCAAGAATTAGAAAGATTAGAAACTAAAATCAAAATTATGGCTTCTACAGTTGAATCATCAATTGAAAAATCAATAAAATCTTTACTTGAACAAGATATAGAGTTAGCAAAAGATGTTATCAAGGGAGATGATTTAATCGATAAGATGTGTAACGATCTAGAAGAGTTATGTATGGTAATACTTAGAAGGCAAGCCCCTCTTGCATCAGACCTAAGAGAAATTGTTTCCTGTATGTACGTAATAGAAGAATTAGAAAGAATAGGAGACTATGCTGAAGGTATAGCTGTCCTAACAATAAAAATGGGAGTTCGACCTCTTCCAACAGATTTAGTAATTATCCCTCAAATGAGTAAATATACTGTTGAAATGTTAAGAATGTCTACAGATACATTCTTAATAAAAGATTCTGAAGAAGTAAAAAAAAGATTTGATGAAATAAAGGCTCAAGATGATGTCATAGATAATTTAAATTCTGAAGTAAGATTAAGATTAATTGAACTTATGAAAAAAAAACCTCTTGAAATAGAAAGATCAACTTATTTACTTTGGGTAGCCCATAACCTTGAAAGAATTGCTGATAGAGGCGTTAACATTGCTGAAAGATCAATGTTTTTAGTAGGAAATTAG
- the pstB gene encoding phosphate ABC transporter ATP-binding protein PstB: MKNNFIHQFDDSEAVLKTENLSVFYGKTQAVDKVSFSIPKKKIIGLIGPSGCGKSTLIRCFNRMNDLIPSAKVEGSVYYNDTSLYSEKTDATQIRFKIGMVFQKPNPFPKTIFENVAFGPKINSFPQSDIEGIVESSLKKAALWDEVKDRLQDNGLDLSGGQQQRLCIARALAINPDIILMDEPASALDPVSTSKLEDLIQELSQNVTIVIVTHNMQQATRICDFAAVMMAGEERIGKLIEYGTNDSVFGNPKDKRTEDYVTGRIG; encoded by the coding sequence TGAAGACTGAAAATCTTAGTGTCTTTTATGGTAAAACACAAGCAGTAGACAAGGTCAGTTTTAGTATTCCAAAAAAGAAAATAATAGGTCTTATAGGTCCATCTGGTTGTGGGAAAAGTACCCTAATTAGATGCTTTAATAGAATGAATGACTTAATCCCTTCTGCTAAAGTTGAGGGATCTGTATATTATAATGATACTTCTCTATACTCAGAAAAAACTGATGCTACTCAAATTAGGTTTAAGATTGGTATGGTTTTTCAAAAACCTAATCCATTCCCCAAAACAATTTTTGAAAATGTTGCATTTGGACCGAAAATTAATAGTTTCCCTCAAAGTGATATAGAAGGAATTGTTGAATCATCCTTAAAAAAAGCTGCTTTATGGGATGAAGTTAAAGATAGGCTTCAAGACAATGGATTAGATCTTTCTGGGGGGCAACAACAAAGGCTCTGTATTGCAAGAGCTTTAGCTATTAATCCAGATATTATCTTAATGGATGAACCAGCATCTGCTTTAGATCCAGTTTCTACTTCAAAATTAGAAGATTTAATTCAGGAATTATCTCAAAATGTAACAATAGTAATAGTTACACATAACATGCAACAAGCTACTAGAATATGTGATTTCGCTGCAGTTATGATGGCTGGAGAAGAAAGAATTGGTAAGCTTATAGAATATGGTACAAATGATTCAGTTTTTGGTAACCCTAAAGATAAAAGAACTGAAGATTATGTAACAGGGAGAATTGGGTAA